Proteins encoded by one window of Spirochaetaceae bacterium:
- a CDS encoding MoxR family ATPase: MQQRDISPYCEQVRAIEHNVSEVFVGKQRQVRHMLIGFIAGLHVLIEDVPGVGKTTLARCLAASTGTDYGRIQFTPDLLPGDIVGMTVWNNESRQFEFKQGSIMHQFILADEINRASPRTQSSLLEAMQEGSVTVDGTTYRLPDPFFVIATQNPVTFIGVFHLPEGELDRFGISLSIGYPHSDDEVRILDQYASDPLHELQPVVQPQDVIDLRNVVRSVTVSPDVRRFIIGVANQTRTSPLLRLGISPRASQHIMMAAQAEALITGRDYVMPEDVMAVAGIVLTHRVVLSAEARMENLSPAQVVERILQQVPIPTGLA; this comes from the coding sequence ATGCAACAGCGGGACATCTCGCCCTACTGCGAGCAGGTACGGGCCATCGAGCACAATGTCAGCGAGGTATTTGTCGGCAAGCAGCGACAGGTTCGCCACATGTTGATCGGCTTCATCGCCGGCCTGCACGTCCTGATCGAGGACGTTCCCGGGGTCGGCAAGACGACGCTGGCGCGCTGCCTGGCGGCGAGCACCGGCACCGACTACGGACGCATCCAGTTCACGCCGGACCTGCTGCCCGGCGACATCGTGGGCATGACCGTGTGGAACAACGAGTCACGCCAGTTCGAGTTCAAGCAGGGCTCCATCATGCACCAGTTCATCCTGGCCGATGAGATCAACCGCGCCTCCCCGCGTACCCAGTCGAGCCTGCTGGAGGCGATGCAGGAGGGCTCGGTGACGGTCGACGGCACCACCTACCGGCTGCCCGACCCGTTCTTCGTGATCGCCACCCAGAACCCGGTAACCTTCATCGGCGTGTTCCACCTGCCCGAGGGCGAACTCGACCGGTTCGGTATCTCGCTGTCGATCGGCTACCCGCACAGCGACGACGAGGTGCGCATTCTCGACCAGTACGCCTCCGATCCGCTGCACGAGCTGCAGCCGGTCGTGCAGCCGCAGGACGTCATCGACCTGCGCAACGTGGTGCGCTCGGTCACGGTGTCGCCCGACGTGCGCCGCTTCATCATCGGCGTGGCCAACCAGACGCGCACCAGCCCGCTGCTGCGCCTCGGCATCAGCCCGCGCGCCTCGCAGCACATCATGATGGCGGCGCAGGCGGAAGCGCTCATTACCGGGCGCGACTACGTGATGCCGGAAGACGTGATGGCGGTGGCCGGCATCGTCCTGACCCACCGGGTGGTGCTGTCCGCGGAGGCGCGCATGGAGAACCTGTCGCCGGCGCAGGTGGTGGAGCGCATCCTGCAGCAGGTTCCGATACCGACCGGGTTGGCATGA
- the moaA gene encoding GTP 3',8-cyclase MoaA, whose amino-acid sequence MSASTVRDAFSRPLRDLRISVIDRCNFRCPYCMPKDTYGDDYQFLPPADYLSFAEVARLVRLFVAHGVTKVRLTGGEPLLRPRLPELVAALARIPGIEDLALTTNGYRLAEHAGALHAAGLRRVTVSLDSVDPEVFARMNGLGIPIDRVLAGIARAQQAGLAPVKLNAVVQRGVNDHTVPGLVRRFAGQPIAIRFIEYMDVGNRNGWDPAGVVPSAELKAVLEEEFALLPVAAAYRGEVAQRYRIAGTATEVGFVSSISQPFCSDCSRARLSTDGHFYTCLFAWRGTDLRTPLRGGASDRDLSDLLAGVWRRRVDRYSEERAEVTRFERNRERKIEMYQIGG is encoded by the coding sequence ATGAGCGCAAGCACGGTGCGCGACGCGTTCAGCCGCCCGCTGCGCGACCTGCGCATCTCCGTTATCGACCGCTGCAACTTCCGCTGCCCCTACTGCATGCCGAAGGACACCTACGGCGACGACTACCAGTTCCTGCCGCCCGCGGACTACCTCAGCTTTGCCGAGGTGGCGCGGCTGGTGCGCCTGTTCGTGGCCCACGGCGTCACCAAGGTGCGCCTGACCGGCGGCGAGCCGCTGCTGCGTCCCCGCCTGCCGGAGCTGGTCGCCGCGCTGGCGCGGATTCCCGGCATCGAAGACCTCGCCCTGACCACCAACGGCTACCGGCTGGCCGAACACGCCGGCGCGCTGCACGCCGCGGGGCTGCGGCGGGTTACCGTCAGCCTCGATTCGGTCGACCCGGAGGTGTTCGCGCGCATGAACGGGCTTGGCATCCCGATCGACCGCGTGCTCGCCGGCATCGCCCGCGCGCAGCAGGCGGGGCTCGCTCCGGTCAAGCTCAACGCGGTGGTGCAGCGCGGCGTCAACGATCACACCGTGCCGGGCCTGGTGCGCCGCTTCGCCGGCCAGCCGATCGCGATCCGCTTCATCGAGTACATGGACGTCGGCAACCGCAACGGCTGGGATCCGGCCGGCGTGGTGCCGAGCGCCGAGCTGAAAGCCGTGCTCGAGGAGGAATTCGCCCTGCTGCCGGTGGCCGCCGCCTACCGCGGCGAAGTGGCGCAGCGCTACCGCATTGCCGGCACCGCGACCGAGGTGGGGTTCGTGTCCTCCATCTCGCAGCCGTTCTGCAGCGACTGCAGCCGCGCCCGCCTGTCCACCGACGGCCACTTCTACACCTGCCTGTTCGCCTGGCGGGGCACCGACCTGCGCACCCCGTTGCGCGGCGGCGCCAGTGACCGCGATCTCTCCGACCTGCTCGCCGGCGTGTGGCGGCGG
- a CDS encoding molybdopterin molybdotransferase MoeA has product MLSVAEVDSLLTDRTAVLPAEQCALIGSVGRVLRESVTADRDLPPHDRVTMDGIAVAAAALQRGGRPLHIEGEARAGDRRRQLRDAGDGALRVMTGAVLPAGSDTVIRNEDLRIEGERAWLQPENPIVPGQNVHRQGSDTRAGATALSPGRRISPADIAVLASVGRAEVAVGRRPRVAVISTGDELVDVGRPIAAHQVRRSNIYVVATALTGLGYQVDARHLPDDPEQLSAGVSAALARHDVLITTGAVSKGSADFLPGVYRRLGAECYLHGVRQRPGKPLWIGGTGGGKRVFALPGNPVSVMMCLYRYVVPYLAAAEGAAPAPPLHAALAEEVRFPPPLTLFLPVLLTAAGGTLAARPAPAQNSGDFLALVGTDGFLELAAGQARFAAGSVLPLHPWQPLAWGAGGGGGGGA; this is encoded by the coding sequence ATGCTTTCCGTCGCCGAAGTCGATTCCCTCCTGACCGACCGCACCGCGGTGTTGCCCGCCGAGCAGTGCGCGCTGATCGGCTCGGTGGGGCGCGTCCTGCGCGAGTCCGTCACGGCCGACCGCGACCTGCCGCCGCACGACCGGGTGACCATGGACGGCATCGCCGTCGCCGCGGCAGCGCTGCAGCGCGGCGGCCGCCCGCTGCACATTGAGGGCGAGGCGCGCGCCGGCGACCGGCGCCGGCAATTGCGCGATGCCGGCGACGGCGCCCTGCGCGTCATGACCGGCGCCGTGCTGCCCGCCGGCAGCGACACGGTGATCCGCAACGAGGACCTGCGCATCGAAGGCGAGCGCGCGTGGCTGCAGCCCGAAAACCCGATCGTACCGGGCCAGAACGTGCACCGGCAGGGCTCCGACACGCGCGCCGGCGCTACCGCGCTGAGCCCCGGGCGGCGCATCTCTCCCGCCGACATCGCCGTGCTTGCGTCGGTGGGCCGCGCCGAGGTGGCGGTCGGGCGGCGCCCGCGGGTCGCCGTCATCTCCACCGGCGACGAACTGGTCGACGTGGGCCGGCCGATCGCCGCCCACCAGGTGCGCCGCTCCAACATCTACGTGGTGGCGACCGCGCTCACCGGCCTCGGCTACCAGGTGGACGCTCGCCACCTTCCGGACGACCCGGAGCAGCTCAGCGCCGGGGTCAGCGCGGCGCTCGCCCGCCACGACGTGCTGATCACCACCGGAGCGGTGTCCAAGGGCAGCGCCGACTTTCTGCCCGGGGTGTACCGGCGTCTGGGGGCGGAGTGCTACCTGCACGGCGTTCGGCAGCGCCCGGGCAAGCCGCTGTGGATCGGCGGCACCGGCGGCGGCAAGCGCGTGTTCGCCCTGCCCGGAAACCCGGTGTCGGTGATGATGTGCCTGTACCGCTACGTGGTGCCCTACCTGGCCGCCGCCGAGGGGGCCGCGCCGGCGCCGCCGCTGCACGCCGCCCTCGCCGAGGAGGTGCGCTTCCCGCCGCCGCTGACCCTGTTCCTGCCGGTGCTGCTGACCGCCGCCGGCGGCACGCTCGCCGCCCGCCCGGCGCCGGCGCAGAACTCCGGCGACTTCCTGGCCCTGGTGGGCACCGACGGGTTCCTGGAACTGGCGGCCGGACAGGCGCGGTTCGCCGCCGGCAGCGTGCTGCCCCTGCACCCGTGGCAGCCCCTGGCCTGGGGCGCCGGCGGCGGAGGCGGAGGCGGAGCGTGA
- a CDS encoding DUF58 domain-containing protein: MIAYLAGVAGVAGMVARAAGEAARWGTRFAAAFPFTLRLRACGVYLFAGVLAYLAAAYLGEFFAVFAVVFILLPLVSLVLLLIAAAGLRYNQHFSNEQPVKGQELQYRCIIENGSALPLPRVRARFRAIRPTAAGGADGSESGQAAAAAPAAARGEVGDGILTYLPGHQFVEREQTVQLPYRGIYTVGLERIEIGDTLQLFSVRPRVRVREFRVYPRILPIGEFQPGTERRLGTSEVGSLGNLPDYSLFNQLREYRPGESVRHLAWKKFASTGIPVIKEYDSTSEPAVSIYVDLRPVPSSAEDVLLTEDVTVEALVALVNHFLKRNLPVTVRAASRTSYEFIGDHASDFGRFYESTFELLFVSDISAARLYETHLETGMNTEVNSMFFITHLLDPELLILLDEQRSSNFQVTLIHNQTAEPTERHAGYFNRLREQGTRVVALRGSTTIATDLEAHDEAS; encoded by the coding sequence ATGATTGCCTACCTGGCCGGCGTGGCCGGCGTCGCCGGCATGGTCGCCCGCGCGGCCGGCGAGGCGGCGCGGTGGGGAACGCGCTTCGCCGCCGCCTTCCCGTTCACGCTGCGGCTGCGCGCCTGCGGCGTGTACCTGTTTGCCGGGGTGCTCGCCTACCTGGCGGCCGCCTACCTCGGCGAGTTCTTCGCGGTGTTCGCGGTCGTCTTCATCCTGCTGCCGCTGGTGTCGCTGGTCCTCCTGCTGATCGCCGCCGCCGGCCTGCGCTACAACCAGCACTTCAGCAATGAACAACCGGTGAAGGGGCAGGAACTGCAGTACCGCTGCATAATCGAAAACGGCTCCGCGCTGCCGCTGCCGCGCGTGCGTGCCCGCTTCCGCGCCATCCGTCCCACGGCGGCCGGCGGCGCCGACGGATCCGAATCCGGGCAGGCGGCCGCCGCCGCGCCCGCGGCGGCACGCGGCGAGGTGGGCGACGGCATCCTCACCTACCTGCCGGGCCACCAGTTCGTGGAACGGGAGCAGACCGTGCAGCTCCCCTACCGCGGCATCTACACGGTGGGACTGGAGCGCATCGAGATTGGCGACACCCTGCAGTTGTTCAGCGTACGCCCGCGCGTGCGGGTGCGCGAGTTCCGGGTGTATCCGCGCATCCTGCCGATCGGCGAGTTCCAGCCCGGCACCGAGCGCCGCCTCGGCACGTCGGAGGTCGGCTCGCTCGGCAACCTGCCCGACTACTCGCTGTTCAACCAGCTCCGCGAGTACCGGCCGGGCGAATCGGTGCGCCACCTGGCATGGAAGAAGTTCGCCAGCACCGGCATTCCGGTGATCAAGGAGTACGACTCCACCAGCGAGCCGGCGGTGAGCATCTACGTCGACCTGCGGCCGGTGCCGAGCAGTGCCGAGGACGTGCTGCTGACCGAGGACGTCACCGTGGAGGCGCTGGTGGCGCTGGTCAACCACTTTCTGAAGCGCAACCTGCCGGTGACCGTGCGCGCCGCCAGCCGCACGTCGTACGAATTCATCGGCGACCATGCCTCCGACTTCGGGCGCTTCTACGAATCGACCTTCGAGCTGCTGTTCGTCAGCGACATCTCCGCGGCGCGCCTGTACGAGACCCACCTGGAGACCGGCATGAACACCGAGGTCAACTCGATGTTCTTCATCACCCACCTGCTCGATCCGGAGCTGCTGATCCTGCTCGACGAGCAGCGCTCGAGCAACTTCCAGGTGACGCTGATACACAACCAGACCGCGGAACCGACCGAGCGCCACGCCGGCTACTTCAACCGCCTGCGCGAACAGGGCACGCGCGTGGTGGCGCTGCGCGGCTCCACCACCATCGCTACCGACCTGGAGGCACACGATGAGGCGAGTTGA